tatataatacagacgttacttcaaaaagatgattacgtccaacgatTTTCTGATGATGTGACTCAGTTCCACTCTAGGAATGATAACACGAATTTGGTGAAGTAATTTCACTCAGTAGGCATCATTCAAGTCCTTGAAGACGTCTGAGCGGTCATTTTTACATTTCCTTCTGTTAGCTTGCATACTCCtggaaatttgacagtttatgtataaatttgggaaaaaaaaaactagctaatGTGCCAAACAGTGAAAACTCTGATTTGACagttctaataaaaaaaaataatcatctcAATATGTAATATGGCTTACGTCTTATCTTAAGAACAAGGCTTTAGCGGGAATTTCCGCAAACGactttaatatatatttgtgttcAGTAGATATCtccataaataaatagacataaaTTAACATTTTGGTTGTCACTTCTTGTTTGTTACTTCATTGAACTTTTAAAGTCGCGTTGTCTTTTGTTACATGCAAACGTTATTAAActgtttcatattttaatttaaatgtctGTGATTAATGTGCGGTGGCTAAATGGTAAAGCAAATGTCATTCGAAttcttgtgaagactgggatttttttttatttcggcatCTTTAGGGTGCCTTTGAATCCACGCATCTCTAATGAATACCTGACAAaaagttagggaaagtaaaggcgattggtcgttgtgctggccacatgacacctgcGTTAACCAAgggttaagataagataagggccAATGAGaccgatgacctttacatcatctgcaaggcctgaaaagggaactttaattTCTTTGTCTGTAATAGTGAAACAGTAATGTCATTGTTGTTATAAAATCACGACCAATTAGTCACACTCTCGCACCGCCAGGATCGAGATTCAATGTCGTATTTATAGTGGATACAATGTATTGAAGTCTCTtcatcagtttccaccgagagAGTTTCTCGTGATGTAGCAGACTTGCTCAGTAGACCCAACACTCCCTAACTCTAACACTCCCTTACTCTAACACTTCCTAACTCTAACTGGTTAACTTGATGATTGTTTTGCTTCGTTCACATTTTTCAATTTGAAACCCTCACCCCTCCGTCTAGGCTTCGACCCAGAGTGTGTGTTTATACACAGTTTATATCAATtcctgtattttaaaaaaaagcgttTTTCTCTAAGTTTGACTGTCAGTTGTCTGATGGTACACTTTGTAAGTTTGACTGTCAGTTGTCAGATGGTACACTTTGTAAGTTTGACTGTCAGTTGTCTGATGGTACACTTTGTAAGTTTGACTGTCAGTTGTCTGATGGTACACTTTGTAAGTTTGACTGTCAGTTGTCTGATGGTACACTTTGTAAGTTTGACTGCCAGTTGTCTGATGGTACACTTTGTAAGTTTGACTGTCAGTTGTCTGATGGTACACTTTGTAAGTCTGACTGTCAGTTGTCTGATGGTACACTTTGTAAGTTTGACTGTCAGTTGTCTGATGGTACACTTTGTAAGTTTGACTGCCAGTTGTCTGATGGTACACTTTGTATTATTTATGAAACTTGCATTAGAACAATGTACATGACAAAGACAggattatttgttgttgttaaagAAGAAGAGACACTGTATTGAAAGGTTTATCTGAAGTCATTTCTTTATTGAACTGAGCAGTACACAATCAATTCTTGTGCACAATGAATACTTAACATAATTCTGAGTCAGTGTGGCTTTTTATTTGCCGCACCCTCCCCCACAGCCACCTCCACAGCCGCCTCCACCTCCACAGCCTCCGCCTCCACTTCCTCCTCCACTTCCTCCTCCGTATCCGCCTCCACCTCCACTTCCTCCTCCACTTCCACCGGGTCTTCCACCGCCTGAACCACCAGAACCACCAGGCCTTCGTCCACCAGATCCTCCTCCTCCTCcgccaccaccccctcctcctcccgaCGAGCAGATGCCATCAGCTTGCCTGTACACTTTCTCCTCGTGGGCAACATACTCTTTGCCGTTGCAAAATGTTTCCGGGTTCGCACCAGCCGACACACAATCTCCTGTGTCCTGTAATGTACAAAGAGAAATGAATAGCAATCATGTGTTCATACCAGTTGGACAGTCATTTCAGAAGAGATCAGAAGGAAGACAAAGGCTCGATATATTTAAAGTAATGTCAGCCTTTGATGTTGGTTCTACACTCCGGCTGCCTTGAACTACGTTGTGCCCAGTATTTCTAAATATCAGGTTGGATGTCATACGTTTTATTAGTGGTTTactataaacaagcaaaatatttttttaaaaatcataaaaaaaaaaacaaagcttatataaggggaaCAACCACAAACATCCCTGCCAAATATCtcaatactctctctctctctctctcttttttctatacaaacacaTTAATTAATTTCCACTAACTGATTAACGAAATCGTTAATTTTTTGATCGATTTcctgtattgtcatcgactatgaataaatatgtaaaacttCAGTTTGGTCCGAGAATGAAAGGTggaagaaaaaacgtgtacaaggcGTAAGgaggggaataactccacatatacagccacaCATCTCAGTaagaagcatttatttcccAATAGAATGGGTGtagtagaaataacgtgtacaaaaaatGGACCAGACCGACTgggatgatataagctttgtaataagacACATGACGTGGTATGTTGCATGGAATTGTGGATAAAACACTTAATTATTTGACACATTATACGGTCAGTATGAACTTACCTCGTTAAAGTACATAGTCTCTGGGCAGAAAGTGCATGGCCCGACGACCTCTGTTGGACTGCAAGTGAAGAAAGCGTTACAGTAGTCATCATGGGGAATAAAGAAACCGTCTTCAGACTGACCAGCTAGTCTACTATTGGTGCATCGTGGGTCACCGCCTCCTCTGCCGCCTCCTCCACCTGATCCTCCTCCGCCAGATCCTCCTCTGCCGCCTCCTCCACCTGATCCTCCTCCGCCAGATCCTCCTCTGCCGCCTCCTCCACCTGATCCTCCTCCACCTGATCCTCCTCCGCCAGATCCTCCTCTGCCGCCTCCTCCGCCTGATCCTCCTCCGCCAGATCCTCCTCTGCCACCTCCTCCAGATCCACCTCTACCACCGGAACCTCCTCCTTGCATGCCGCCGCCGCCACCGCTACCTCCTCCGGAACCACCTCTTCCGCCGGATCCTCCGCCTTGCATTCCACCGCCACCATTGCCGCCACCAGAGCCTCCTTGATTGCCACTTGATCCGCCTCTGTTGCCGCCGCTACCGCCGCCGCCGGATCCTCCTCCGTATCCTCCACCAGAACCACCTTGATTGCCCCTACCtgaggagagaaagaaaaagtagatcttttaaaaacattcttctAAGAAGAAGATCATCTATAAGAAGGTTAACGTCTAGTCCAAAGTAATCATTATGTGTGTAAGGGGAAAGCAATTTAACGTTTCTCGTGCTGACATTTTACACAGTCTTGAGTTAATGTCAGGTGATAAATATTTAAGAATCAAGGATTGCATAATTTGTACTAGTAGAAAACCAACATGAATAAATTAGATCTGAATAAATGATCCATGATTGTTTACAGCATCTTATCAGAGAGTAAACCTTCCAAGTCAGAACTTTGGCGAGCGCTGGCTGTATAATCATTAGGCTAATGAGTCGATTTGGCGTACCAGACGAACTTAGCTATAAATGTCTTACTTATCAGCAagaataaacatttaaacacaAATGTAATACTCTTAGAAATATAAAGACTGGCCTATGACACCAATTTTATATTCTCCTTTTAATATTATAGGTAAATTGATGTTTGAAAAATGATGCCTAAATATCAGTTGTCTTCTCAATCCCACGTACAAGACATACATCAATACATGTATTTGAAATAATGGAGGTAGTCTGTCACTGTTAACATTATGTAGGCTAGTTCCATTCACGTACAAGACATACATCAATACATGTATTTGAAATAATGGAGGTAGTCTGTCACTGTTAACATTATGTAGGCTAGTTCCATTCAAAtagaagtgaaaacaaaaaagacgaCAATCATTATGTTAATATAATCACAACAACCGATTCTACAATCAGAAATTACCATTAACATCTAGATCAATCATGTATTGAACGGTATCACGACACTCGAGTTTAGTCTATTATGCAGCCAGTTACACGAAGATCTGGATTCATAATATACGGGAGGCTATCGTGACATTATACGAAAATTTTGAGCTCTATTTGCTCTATCTGGTCAGAGAAAGTACAAGTTGACAGAGTCTAAAAAACATAATGCAAGAAGATACTTgtaaatgtctagatctatattaatgaCTATATAATATTACTGGTTTTTGTTTGTTGCCTGCTTGGTTTGTGTTTTACTGTTTTCAGAAGGGACAATAACCGagattttttgttcaaaaaagaaaatttgtaaATTTCGTACATTACAACAATGAAGggtgaaaaaaaatggttgacTGATATAACTGGATTGTAAATCAGTCGTATAGCCATTTAGTTTGAGCAAGAAGATAATCACATCTATTGTGTTCTTGGTAACCCAAATGAGTTAAACACCAATAGAGCAAGAAATCAAAAGACGCAAATGGGGCTGGACTGGCCATGCATTGTGAACAAGGGGAAAAACATTGCAAAACATGGCTCTGGACTGAAACCCACAGTGGAAGAGAAATTCCTGGAGACCAAAACAAACATGAAGGAGACTGGTAGATCAAGAAACAAAGATGgcaggatggacatggacccaCCTGAAAGGAATTGCCCTCTACAAAGTCCTATGGCAAAGTTCCTTTGCGGCCCTACGCTCCACTTGGAATCAAATTGATTAAGTCATGATAGAAGTTATTCTAGAAATCTAAATAGGTGCATGTTACAGATTAAAAACCATGTTCTTTTTAAACGAACTTTCActgtaaacaaaaagaaaagtttattgAGCAAGATTATCAAGTTACAAACTCTTTAGCCTCAGGAAGTctcgcaattttttttttactttgtatttgCAGCGATTTCCAAGTTTCAGTATTGATTAGAATGAGGCATTAGAAAAACTAGAATTCTAAGACAATAAAGTTTGTGCTGAAAGACCTGATGTATAACTGCGTGTTTGAGCGACAAGAATAAGGATACAATAATGAtataatctataaaaaaaaagacaatctgAGATTTCAGAAGCTAATGTATAGAAAACTGTAGACCAATGGAGAAAGACTATCAACAGATCGCTCCAATGGTTCGAAAGACTAAAGGACAGGTGAAGACCAACTACTTGACATAATATATTCATGACCTCTTTTACTGACCCATCTATTAACTAATAACTAAATGTGTATATCATCAATGGGACAAAGTGAATCGTTGGTTTGAATGCTGCTGCAGGTTGGGAATGTTTCAATCGAGGACTAGAATTTGTCCTCAGCCCACTTGTGTCGACACTGTGTTCACAcagatggatggctgcctggtcatgtggtatgggCTTTAGACTGTCCCAAGTTTGAGCCTCAGTCATGGGTaaggttcggactaggaagtaataatCTTCAGTTCCGTAGGAAtgtccgaaacatgtcaaatgaTTGTGATATAACCTTCACGAGTTCTCCCAAATGATACTTTCCGGAGTCTACCAAAAGTAACGTCCCTGAGTTAACCAGAAGTAACGTCCCCGATCTCACAAAGATGTAGACCTACACATCCTTGAAACTTTCCCACAAAGAAGAGggtaaaaatcctttttattattataaagacCGAAGCTCTCGTTTTCTACTAGCATTTTTGTTCAATAGTAATACAGTAGAGAGAAGACCCTTTAGACCTAACCATCAACTCTGACTACATTTTTGTTCAATTGTACTACAGTAGAGAGAACACCCTTTAGACCTAACCATCAACTCTGACTACATTTTGACTCAATACATAATTAAATAGGAGTGAACTGTATATGTCCATCTTGTCTTCTATGTTACAAAGATGGATTTAGAGAgtgaataaacaataaaaacatagaaTGTGCCAATTATGTAGTTACTCCAGAAAGCGCAGGCAACTCTAGATTCGAGTAGTGCTGGGAAAAACAGAATAGCATACCTGATGTCCTGACATTTGAATATGAAATGAGCTTTCCGAGTTAGTATGAATAACGGAATTTTGTTTGTAACTTATGTTTTAGACACATTTTTAGTAAAACATTTACCTGTGATAAGTTACTGAATGTCTAAAtcattctagaatattctgttTGTAGCAGTATTCAACTCCctccctcctttttttaaaaaagtcaaaagTTTCACTCACAGGAAATTTGAAAATCTTTTCCCCAAAACCTGCGTTCAAactcaaaatatattttgtgtatGTGAGTAGATATGTCAGTGACTTGGAAAGGGTAGCCTGAATCAGCCCTGGTTAACCAATGACGTGATAGAGTTTAAATTcaaatgaatgattaatttaACACGTAGCACGCTTAGgacatcattttgtttaatttcatttttattacgAAATACTgtgatttataagataagttggTATGAAAT
The DNA window shown above is from Biomphalaria glabrata chromosome 5, xgBioGlab47.1, whole genome shotgun sequence and carries:
- the LOC129926231 gene encoding cysteine-rich, acidic integral membrane protein-like, with translation MSVINVRWLNAFFSKFDCQLSDGTLCKFDCQLSDGTLCKFDCQLSDGTLCKFDCQLSDGTLCKFDCQLSDGTLCKFDCQLSDGTLCKFDCQLSDGTLCKSDCQLSDGTLCKFDCQLSDGTLCKFDCQLSDGTLCIIYETCIRTMYMTKTGLFVVVKEEETLY